One part of the Lotus japonicus ecotype B-129 chromosome 2, LjGifu_v1.2 genome encodes these proteins:
- the LOC130738940 gene encoding PKS-NRPS hybrid synthetase cheA-like has translation MERYFPYSVWKVTIRIRYGKYISVLSMECNFPYSLPGMTDSFFFGESQLIEAGFHNGQPEEATTEVPPPAFVPPCISIDVSHLFATDQIFPTRDDLINWVHGIAIENGYVTLITKSDYGGNGSRKAYVMLGCEKHGKYVPYRDPDLVEGTRSQKTGCPFRLKGRPRKNGIDRDWRLKVMEGIHNHEPARSLLGHNFVGRLKPGEKEQVGKMTRSWVPPRKMLLTLKENNPSNLTTISQIYGVCKRLRKSLRGGLTEMQHLLKKLDGDKYVHFERHEPGSEVIRDVFWAHPNAIKLFNTFPYVVIMDCTYKTNKYAIPLLEIVGLTSTDKTYSIAFCYIVNEGTDDYVWALECMKSLLADQAMLPKVIVTDRDLALLSAAKQSLPNTTHLLCLWHINKCVLAKCKLYVGTDDFAELVMMKWAEVVDAATVEEFEVKWMQLFNMCKAKYSNFTSYCSTTWLVHKEKFAKAWTNHVMHFGTTTSNRAEGAHASLKKMLRDCKGDLATSWDASHSLTCNRHTEILASFERSIHRIDHIFMFPFYTNIRGFVSNKCLQLIDDEHIRMKSYGGCDCLLRETHGLPCGCELAGYERIPYESIHPFWKRLSWEHVPEPVADTTSNHICGMNHGDMQPEVEALTHYFSSLDTGGQSMVRRKLQAIYCPESSSLCTPAVKIRSKRTLKANEKIPPKNKAIGSLTRDLSGFEHVDREIREAKKVSQPPKKKKRVKKSDTSYFMGHFPAFFHPYIQTVQNVEDDGNCGYRAVAALLGLPSGEESWSWVRAALIEELERHRGLYDEMWSRHVVNALHSRLTLPPGDPATEDKWMQLPEMGYLVATRFQVVFISISSTGCWSYLPLRGEGPPDVHPVIAVGHVINHFVQLHLTPGHSMPPIALQWERYVDPTSVSWCAPYGTRLGRFTSEYEAWLVTFGVPLIHQSYVDITSD, from the exons atggaaaggtactttccgtattcagtatggaaagtAACAATCCGTATTCGGTATGGAAAGTATATTTCCGTATTGAGTATGGAATGTAActttccgtattctcttccagggatgacagattcatttttctttggtgagtcacaattgattgaagctggatttcacaatggtcaacctgaagaggccactacagaggtgccaccaccagcatttgtgcccccgtgtataagtatagatgtctcgcatttatttgcaactgatcag attttccctacccgtgatgatcttatcaattgggttcatggaattgcgattgaaaatggatatgttacgttgatcacaaagtcagattatggtgggaatggaagcagaaaagcttatgtcatgttggggtgcgagaagcatggtaaatatgttccttatagagaccctgaccttgttgaagggacgagatcacaaaagacaggttgtccttttagactaaaaggacgacctaggaaaaatggcatagatagagattggcggctaaaggtgatggaaggtatacacaaccatgaaccagctaggtcactacttgggcacaattttgttggtcgtctaaaacccggagagaaggagcaagtgggaaaaatgacaaggagttgggttccaccgagaaagatgttgttgactttgaaggaaaacaatccttcaaacttgactaccatatctcagatttatggtgtttgcaagaggttaagaaaatccctccgcgggggattgacagaaatgcaacacttgttgaagaagttggacggtgacaagtatgtccactttgaaagacatgagcctggatcggaagtcattagggatgtattttgggctcatccaaatgctatcaaactgttcaacacatttccatatgtagtgattatggattgcacatacaagacaaacaaatatgcaattcccttgcttgagattgttggactgacttccacagataagacatactccatagccttttgctacattgttaatgagggcacagatgactacgtttgggcactggagtgtatgaagtctctattagctgatcaagccatgttgcctaaggtgattgttactgacagggatcttgccttattgagtgctgctaagcaaagccttcctaacactacacatttattatgcttgtggcacatcaacaagtgtgttttggcaaagtgcaaactctatgttggcacagatgattttgctgagttggttatgatgaagtgggcagaggtggtggatgctgcaacagttgaagaatttgaagtgaaatggatgcaattgtttaatatgtgcaaggcaaaatacagcaactttacctcctattgttctactacatggttggttcacaaggagaaattcgccaaggcatggacaaatcatgtgatgcactttggaacaacaacaagtaacag ggctgagggtgcacatgccagtttgaagaagatgttacgggattgcaagggtgacctggccacttcatgggatgcgtcgcatagtttgacatgtaatcgacatactgaaatattagcatcgtttgagcgcagtattcacagaattgatcacattttcatgttcccattttacacaaatattagaggatttgtgtcaaacaaatgcctgcagctcatcgacgatgaacatataagaatgaagtcctacggcggatgcgattgcttgttgagagagactcatggactaccttgcggttgtgaacttgcag gttatgaaagaattccatatgagtcaattcatccattctggaagagactgagttgggagcatgtacctgaacctgttgcagatactaccagcaaccatatttgcggcatgaaccatggagatatgcaaccagaagttgaggcattgacacattatttcagttctttggatactggagggcagagtatggtaaggaggaagcttcaagcgatctattgtcctgaaagTAGTTCACTTTGTACTCCTGCGGTTAAGATAAGGTCCAAGCGCACTCTTAAGGCGAATGAGAAAATACCACCTAAGAAtaaagcaataggatccttgactcgtgatctttcaggttttgaacatgttgatagggagatcagagaggcaaagaaggtttcacaaccaccaaagaagaagaagcgtgtgaagaagtctgatacaagctatttcatgggtcattttccagcctttttccacccatatatacaaacagttcagaatgttgaggatgatggtaactgtggctatagagccGTTGCTGCATTACTCGGACTACCATCAGGTGAGGAAAGTTGGTCATGGGTTAGGGCAGCGTTGATAGAAGAACTTGAACGACACAGAGGGttgtatgatgaaatgtggtccagacatgtggttaatgccttacattcccgactcactcttcctcctggtgatccggctaccgaggataaatggatgcaactgccagagatgggataccttgtagcaaccaggttccaagtGGTTTTCATATCCATCTCCTCTACGGGTTGTTGGTCATACCTTCCACTAAGAGGAGAAGGTCCACCGGATGTACATCCTGTTATAGCTGTTGGTCATGTGATtaatcactttgtacag ctccatctaactcctggacattctatgccgccaattgctctccagtggGAACGGTATGTTGATCCTACATCAGTAAGCTGGTGCGCCCCATATGGTACACGTTTAGGAAGATTCACATCAGAATATGAAGCTTggcttgttacttttggtgttcctcttattcaccaaagctatgtagacatcacctcagattga